In a genomic window of Pseudomonadota bacterium:
- a CDS encoding FAD-dependent oxidoreductase codes for MSKDSFDILFLGGGPAGYQGAIRAAQLGLRTAVVESRDLGGVCLNRGCIPTKTRAGTYAKSQRVRAAR; via the coding sequence TTGTCAAAAGATTCATTCGATATCTTATTTCTGGGCGGAGGACCCGCAGGTTACCAGGGGGCAATCCGGGCAGCTCAACTCGGCCTTCGCACAGCCGTGGTTGAATCACGTGACCTGGGCGGCGTCTGCCTCAACCGGGGCTGCATTCCCACAAAGACGCGTGCTGGGACATATGCGAAGAGCCAAAGAGTACGGGCTGCACGCTGA
- a CDS encoding NAD(P)/FAD-dependent oxidoreductase — protein MRRAKEYGLHADDIGFDMGAIIDRKDKIVGLLRNGVAQLFRANGITLIEGHGQLVSPSEVKVESDDGTSMLRAGKIVIATGSRPFWPEPFLPGTPGILSTDNVLDLRSLPASLVIIGGGAVGVEIASILAGLGSRVTIVEMEARILPREDAEMVAYLTRMLKHRRVQILTGITITGLETEPGICVMLSDGQSLPSDAVLITTGRLPNIEGIGIENVGIDPKGPLKVNARMETVVPGIYAAGDVKGGWLLAHVAFAEGIAAAENAAGKESIMDYRVIPRCVFSTPEYGAVGMSEEEARASCAVECFVFPLKSLGMAQAMGDWEGQVKLIVERETRQLLGGHVIGEHAADLVAEIALAMKNNIPVQGIVHTIHTHPSLSEAVLETAQAACGRAIHMMPMNRNV, from the coding sequence ATGCGAAGAGCCAAAGAGTACGGGCTGCACGCTGACGATATCGGATTTGACATGGGAGCCATAATTGACCGCAAGGACAAGATCGTAGGCCTGTTGAGAAACGGAGTTGCCCAGCTCTTTCGGGCGAACGGCATTACTCTGATTGAAGGTCATGGCCAATTGGTCTCGCCATCAGAAGTGAAGGTTGAGTCGGATGACGGCACGAGTATGCTACGGGCGGGAAAGATTGTCATCGCCACTGGTTCACGCCCCTTCTGGCCGGAACCTTTTCTGCCGGGTACTCCCGGCATTCTCAGTACTGATAACGTCCTCGACCTGCGTTCTCTCCCTGCCTCTCTTGTCATCATTGGCGGCGGTGCTGTTGGGGTGGAAATAGCTTCCATATTAGCCGGTCTGGGCAGCAGGGTAACAATTGTCGAGATGGAAGCGCGGATATTGCCTCGAGAAGATGCAGAGATGGTTGCATATTTGACAAGGATGCTCAAACACAGACGTGTGCAAATACTTACAGGTATAACCATTACCGGTCTGGAGACAGAACCGGGCATATGTGTCATGCTCTCCGACGGGCAATCACTGCCTTCAGATGCGGTGCTAATTACCACGGGCAGGCTTCCAAATATCGAGGGGATCGGCATTGAGAATGTTGGGATCGATCCCAAAGGGCCTCTGAAGGTGAACGCCCGCATGGAGACTGTGGTGCCGGGCATTTACGCTGCCGGAGATGTGAAGGGAGGGTGGCTGCTTGCCCACGTTGCTTTCGCAGAAGGGATAGCTGCCGCAGAAAACGCTGCAGGCAAGGAATCCATCATGGATTACCGGGTAATCCCCCGTTGCGTCTTCAGTACACCTGAATATGGAGCTGTCGGCATGTCTGAAGAGGAGGCGCGCGCGTCTTGTGCTGTTGAGTGCTTTGTCTTCCCTCTGAAATCGCTTGGTATGGCCCAGGCGATGGGTGACTGGGAAGGTCAGGTCAAATTGATCGTTGAAAGAGAGACCAGGCAGCTTCTGGGCGGTCACGTAATCGGCGAGCATGCAGCAGATCTTGTGGCTGAGATTGCTCTCGCGATGAAGAATAATATCCCCGTCCAGGGTATTGTTCATACCATACATACACACCCCAGTCTTTCTGAGGCGGTGCTCGAAACCGCCCAAGCGGCATGCGGACGAGCAATTCACATGATGCCGATGAATAGGAATGTATGA
- the lipA gene encoding lipoyl synthase encodes MNMNEQYPLMAPAWLIKLVRQAKLGQQYSLGQETRNILLRHHLNTVCDSASCPNRPHCFSLGTATFMILGAICTRNCTFCAVTSGSPEKVDSSEADRIKESVQEMGLTHVVITSVTRDDLPDSGAGQFAAVVHALRSVTPPVSIEVLLPDFQGSLSDLRTVLDVAPDIVAHNMETVERFYPIVRPAADYQRSLRILSYAAKERKKGMFVKSGFMVGLGEEDEEIFVLMRDLRETGVTMLTIGQYLAPSLRHYQVRRFISPGEFAHLEDIARSMGFVHVAAGPLVRSSYHAGVNYKEAAADVATVAAH; translated from the coding sequence ATGAACATGAATGAACAATATCCGCTAATGGCGCCGGCATGGCTGATAAAGCTCGTCCGACAGGCAAAGCTGGGGCAACAGTATTCCCTCGGACAGGAAACCCGGAATATTCTTCTTCGCCATCATCTAAATACGGTATGTGACAGCGCGAGTTGCCCCAATAGGCCGCACTGTTTCTCTCTCGGAACAGCCACTTTTATGATCCTCGGCGCCATTTGCACCAGAAACTGTACATTTTGCGCGGTAACAAGCGGCAGCCCGGAAAAAGTCGATAGCAGTGAAGCGGACCGGATAAAAGAATCGGTACAGGAAATGGGGCTTACCCATGTGGTAATAACATCAGTCACCAGGGATGATTTGCCGGACAGCGGTGCAGGGCAGTTCGCCGCTGTTGTCCATGCCCTCCGCTCTGTCACGCCACCGGTATCCATAGAGGTGCTTTTACCTGATTTTCAGGGTTCGCTTTCTGACTTGCGGACTGTACTTGATGTTGCCCCGGATATAGTTGCTCACAATATGGAAACCGTAGAGCGTTTCTATCCGATAGTGCGCCCGGCTGCTGACTATCAGCGTTCGCTGCGGATTCTTTCATATGCCGCAAAAGAGAGGAAAAAGGGAATGTTCGTCAAGAGCGGTTTTATGGTAGGTCTTGGAGAGGAAGACGAGGAGATTTTTGTACTTATGAGGGATCTGCGGGAAACAGGGGTGACCATGCTTACCATTGGTCAGTATCTTGCACCTTCTCTGCGCCATTACCAGGTGAGACGCTTTATTTCACCAGGGGAATTTGCACATCTGGAGGATATTGCCCGGAGCATGGGTTTTGTACATGTGGCAGCAGGACCTCTCGTAAGGAGTTCCTATCATGCCGGCGTTAATTACAAGGAGGCCGCAGCAGATGTTGCAACAGTGGCGGCTCATTAA
- a CDS encoding biotin/lipoate A/B protein ligase family protein — MLQQWRLIKDGPGDPAWNMAVDEALVRVHNEQSSLPILRLYTWSPPALSLGYFQKTDNIRFDELKRLGIVPVRRITGGRAVLHFGELTYSIIISGTGEIPVGVSASYRYLCRGLLVAFSMLGIDADPGSERSGRGSPDACFALSTGADIVFNRRKFVGSAQKRIGSIILQHGSILLRSQLEILDRIFENSETRSNETLSRKITCLEDILARSINPDEVAHAIIEGFAQALEIELLPDCLTDDEVMTAHSFIDKYRPVSVKGLPLKN, encoded by the coding sequence ATGTTGCAACAGTGGCGGCTCATTAAAGACGGGCCGGGTGATCCGGCGTGGAACATGGCAGTAGACGAGGCGCTTGTGCGCGTGCATAATGAACAAAGCAGTCTTCCCATTTTGAGACTCTACACGTGGTCGCCGCCTGCGCTTTCTCTCGGCTATTTCCAAAAAACCGATAATATACGGTTCGATGAGTTGAAGCGTTTGGGCATTGTCCCGGTGCGGAGAATAACTGGAGGTCGTGCTGTACTCCATTTCGGGGAACTTACCTATAGCATAATCATATCGGGCACCGGTGAAATACCTGTCGGGGTGTCTGCGTCGTACCGCTACCTTTGCAGAGGTCTCCTTGTCGCATTTAGCATGCTTGGCATAGACGCCGATCCTGGCTCTGAGCGGTCCGGCAGAGGAAGTCCTGATGCATGTTTTGCCCTCTCAACAGGCGCGGATATTGTTTTTAACAGGAGGAAATTTGTCGGCAGTGCGCAGAAGAGAATCGGATCAATAATTCTACAGCATGGTTCCATCCTACTTCGTTCCCAATTGGAAATTCTCGACCGTATTTTTGAGAATAGTGAAACAAGAAGCAATGAGACACTCAGCCGGAAAATCACCTGCCTTGAGGATATATTGGCGCGTTCCATTAACCCGGACGAGGTTGCCCATGCTATTATCGAGGGTTTTGCTCAGGCATTAGAAATAGAGCTACTGCCCGATTGTTTAACAGACGACGAAGTAATGACAGCCCATAGCTTTATAGACAAGTATCGACCGGTTTCCGTGAAAGGGTTGCCCCTCAAAAATTAG
- a CDS encoding arsenate reductase ArsC: MADKKRILFVCVHNSARSQMAEAFLNHLYGDKFVAESAGLEPGTLNPLAVEVMKEVGIDISGNWTKSVFDFYKDGKLYSYVVTVCDAASSEMCPIFPGLLTQTIHWSFEDPSSFSGSFEERLEKTRKVRDTIRDRVETWIREITEKVLP, encoded by the coding sequence ATGGCAGATAAGAAAAGAATATTATTTGTTTGCGTCCATAACAGTGCCCGCAGCCAGATGGCAGAGGCGTTTCTCAATCATCTATATGGCGACAAATTCGTCGCTGAGAGCGCCGGACTTGAACCTGGCACGTTAAACCCTCTGGCAGTAGAAGTTATGAAAGAAGTAGGCATAGATATATCCGGCAACTGGACAAAGAGCGTATTCGATTTTTACAAGGACGGTAAGCTTTATTCTTATGTTGTTACGGTCTGCGATGCGGCAAGCAGCGAAATGTGTCCCATATTCCCAGGACTTCTTACTCAAACCATTCACTGGAGTTTTGAAGACCCTTCGTCCTTCTCCGGGAGTTTTGAGGAGAGGTTGGAGAAAACAAGAAAAGTTAGAGATACCATACGGGATAGGGTTGAAACATGGATCAGAGAGATAACAGAAAAGGTCTTGCCATAA
- a CDS encoding thioredoxin family protein yields MQKKQLLLIGGIMIVLFILHGISSYQFRRNISDWTNSVLGKPTRAEKKKLRTPSSHPMPVLIDVGSKGCAACTMMEPILDELDEEYTQSLRVEFIDMRKDSYAGNWHRIRVIPTQIFYDASGKEITRHMGTISKEQILEVFKKYGIEIKRDKELK; encoded by the coding sequence ATGCAGAAAAAACAATTGCTTTTGATTGGCGGCATCATGATTGTCTTATTTATATTGCACGGAATATCTTCCTATCAGTTTCGGCGGAATATTTCGGACTGGACGAACTCAGTGTTAGGGAAACCTACTCGCGCTGAAAAGAAAAAACTACGCACCCCCTCTTCTCACCCCATGCCTGTTCTGATAGATGTGGGTTCAAAGGGATGTGCCGCCTGCACAATGATGGAGCCTATTCTCGACGAGCTTGATGAGGAGTATACACAGTCCCTGCGTGTTGAATTTATAGATATGAGGAAAGATTCTTATGCCGGAAATTGGCACCGTATCCGGGTTATACCGACCCAGATATTCTATGATGCCTCTGGAAAGGAAATAACGCGTCACATGGGGACTATTTCAAAGGAGCAGATACTTGAAGTCTTTAAGAAATATGGCATAGAGATCAAGAGGGACAAGGAATTAAAATGA
- a CDS encoding thioredoxin family protein translates to MHWKKIFDMKLLVITTIVMISLFFIANPVSRLLFFGIQEVWAAESKTKAPQKDAAMSPKKLPRLVDVGADKCIPCIAMAPILEELKKEYAGILEVEFVDVWKNPNAGQKYGIRGIPTQIFYDASGKELDRHMGYISKKQILQSFYKLGVELQNPEQKKTK, encoded by the coding sequence ATGCATTGGAAAAAGATTTTTGATATGAAATTATTAGTTATAACAACAATCGTTATGATCAGCCTGTTTTTCATAGCAAACCCTGTCTCTCGCTTATTGTTTTTTGGCATCCAGGAAGTGTGGGCAGCAGAGTCGAAAACAAAAGCGCCCCAAAAAGATGCTGCCATGTCTCCAAAAAAGCTTCCACGTCTTGTCGATGTGGGCGCCGATAAGTGCATCCCCTGCATCGCGATGGCGCCAATTTTAGAGGAGTTGAAAAAGGAATATGCCGGTATCCTTGAAGTTGAGTTTGTTGATGTCTGGAAAAATCCGAACGCCGGTCAGAAATATGGAATTCGGGGTATTCCAACCCAGATATTCTATGATGCTTCAGGGAAAGAGCTTGATCGACACATGGGCTATATCTCAAAAAAACAGATACTTCAATCATTTTACAAGCTTGGTGTAGAACTTCAGAATCCTGAGCAAAAGAAGACCAAGTAA
- a CDS encoding cytochrome C biogenesis protein, with protein MIEKLFIFLTDAVSGTPAFAIGASFLWGVLSLVLSPCHLSSIPLIVGFIDEQGRISTKRAFFIALVFSSGLMVSIAVIGIITAMAGRMMGDVGIYGNYFVAGVFFLVGLHLFDIIPMPWSGPGNIGIKRKGILASFILGLIFGIALGPCTFAYMAPMLSITFQLAGTQIWYGIILLLSYAVGHCSIIVIAGTFTELVQQYLDWNEQSKGPMIIKRVCGVLVIIGGFYMIYTAL; from the coding sequence ATGATTGAAAAACTCTTTATATTTCTAACCGATGCTGTTTCCGGAACCCCTGCATTTGCAATCGGGGCGTCATTTCTCTGGGGCGTTCTCAGTCTGGTCTTAAGCCCCTGTCATTTATCAAGCATTCCCCTTATAGTCGGTTTTATTGACGAACAGGGACGTATATCAACAAAGCGGGCTTTCTTTATCGCTTTAGTCTTTTCGTCAGGACTTATGGTGAGCATTGCTGTCATAGGGATAATCACCGCTATGGCAGGCCGTATGATGGGCGATGTGGGCATATATGGTAATTACTTTGTTGCCGGTGTCTTTTTCCTTGTGGGACTTCACCTCTTCGACATTATCCCTATGCCCTGGTCAGGCCCAGGAAATATCGGCATCAAGCGCAAAGGCATACTTGCTTCCTTTATCCTCGGCCTGATCTTCGGTATTGCCCTTGGGCCCTGTACTTTCGCCTATATGGCCCCCATGCTGAGCATCACCTTTCAGCTTGCAGGAACGCAGATCTGGTACGGCATAATCCTGCTGTTGTCCTACGCCGTGGGCCATTGCTCAATTATTGTGATAGCCGGGACATTTACAGAGTTGGTGCAACAATACCTCGACTGGAATGAACAATCCAAAGGGCCAATGATCATAAAAAGGGTCTGCGGTGTTCTTGTGATAATCGGCGGGTTTTACATGATATACACAGCATTGTAG
- a CDS encoding MoaD/ThiS family protein produces the protein MSITLWLSTNLSRIAKGKEGFEVDGDTVGECINDLLDIVPAMKNALFYESQLNANVQVQVNKESVNEKERLTKKVKDGDEIRIVMKGY, from the coding sequence ATGAGCATAACGTTATGGCTTTCAACCAATCTGAGTCGCATTGCAAAGGGAAAGGAAGGGTTTGAAGTCGATGGAGATACGGTAGGCGAGTGTATAAATGATCTCTTAGACATTGTCCCCGCGATGAAAAATGCCCTCTTTTATGAGTCGCAGCTCAATGCAAATGTTCAGGTACAGGTTAATAAGGAGAGCGTCAACGAGAAGGAACGTTTGACAAAGAAAGTAAAAGACGGCGATGAGATTCGTATTGTAATGAAAGGATACTGA
- a CDS encoding permease, with product MFEMNNFVIASKFFLIIAGELILIFVAVSFIVGVLMEYLPPSRIRDFLSNKFTWIQYLLGSGLGAITPFCSCSTVPITAGLLKGGVPFGPTMAFLFASPVLNPMIIALLVSLFGLKVTIIYTIVTFIGSMIMAAILSRLGMESQVKPLLSFQTTSCCEIAASPEQVPVHIQAAAAGCCSSGTTQPLITLNTIQTVDCCCSSEPKSVPQQTVAASCCSVDFEGTVDPAQVPFKDKMKRASLSALDTFKGVFWYLLLGAGIGAFIYGFFPQDLVVKLAGPGNPWSIPIAAAIGVPMYIRAETIIPISAALVGKGMGLGTVLALIIGGAGASIPELIILGSMFKKRLVLAFAVNVFLVAIVAGYLVEWLIY from the coding sequence ATGTTTGAAATGAATAATTTTGTCATTGCCAGCAAGTTTTTTTTGATTATTGCCGGCGAACTTATTCTGATTTTCGTAGCTGTTTCATTTATTGTGGGGGTGTTGATGGAATATTTGCCTCCCTCCCGTATAAGAGATTTTCTGTCCAACAAGTTTACATGGATACAATACCTCCTGGGTTCAGGTCTTGGCGCCATCACACCCTTTTGTTCCTGCTCCACGGTGCCCATAACAGCCGGTTTACTCAAGGGAGGCGTTCCTTTCGGACCTACAATGGCGTTTCTTTTTGCTTCACCGGTTCTTAATCCGATGATTATAGCTCTGCTGGTCTCGCTCTTTGGTTTGAAAGTTACCATAATTTACACAATTGTCACTTTTATCGGGTCTATGATAATGGCAGCCATCCTTTCAAGATTGGGAATGGAAAGCCAAGTCAAACCTCTCCTGAGTTTTCAGACAACTTCTTGTTGTGAAATTGCTGCAAGTCCAGAGCAGGTTCCTGTGCATATCCAGGCTGCAGCAGCAGGTTGTTGTTCATCTGGAACAACGCAGCCTCTTATTACCTTAAACACTATTCAAACGGTAGATTGCTGCTGTTCTTCGGAACCAAAAAGCGTCCCGCAACAAACTGTTGCAGCCTCTTGCTGTTCTGTTGATTTTGAAGGAACGGTTGATCCGGCGCAAGTGCCTTTTAAGGATAAGATGAAGCGGGCATCACTATCGGCATTGGATACATTCAAGGGAGTTTTCTGGTATCTGCTTCTTGGTGCAGGTATAGGAGCTTTCATTTATGGGTTTTTCCCCCAGGACCTTGTGGTGAAATTGGCAGGGCCGGGCAATCCGTGGTCTATTCCTATTGCGGCGGCTATCGGTGTTCCGATGTATATACGGGCTGAAACCATTATTCCTATCAGCGCTGCTCTTGTCGGAAAAGGCATGGGATTAGGGACTGTCCTCGCGCTTATTATAGGCGGTGCCGGGGCGAGCATCCCGGAGTTGATTATCCTTGGTTCTATGTTTAAAAAAAGACTGGTGCTGGCCTTCGCGGTAAACGTTTTTCTTGTCGCTATTGTGGCTGGATATCTTGTCGAATGGCTGATATACTAA
- a CDS encoding PadR family transcriptional regulator yields MKVRNSNGLTDPDYWKSLINIGLTKLLVLKILSRGPNHGYGILKELESITNGCCMPTFGTIYPILKELTKHGYAEVTEDKQLKGAQRRKVYTLTPLGIEAYEVALEAWRSTISYIYKAIENDDLFLIEDIRTRLAKAGNCNCAAASEAGHSQSKAVCDS; encoded by the coding sequence ATGAAAGTTAGGAACTCTAACGGACTCACAGATCCTGATTATTGGAAATCATTGATTAATATAGGCCTAACAAAATTGCTTGTTCTGAAAATTCTGTCGAGAGGTCCCAATCATGGATACGGAATATTGAAGGAATTAGAATCTATTACCAACGGTTGCTGCATGCCTACATTTGGAACCATATACCCGATCCTCAAGGAACTGACTAAACATGGTTATGCAGAAGTTACAGAAGATAAGCAGCTTAAGGGAGCACAGAGAAGGAAGGTCTATACCCTCACGCCTTTGGGGATTGAGGCATATGAGGTGGCGCTTGAAGCATGGCGCTCTACGATATCTTACATTTATAAAGCAATCGAGAACGATGATCTTTTTTTGATAGAAGACATAAGAACACGTCTTGCTAAAGCCGGGAATTGCAACTGTGCTGCTGCCAGCGAGGCCGGTCATTCCCAGAGTAAGGCTGTATGTGACTCGTAA
- a CDS encoding pyridoxine 5'-phosphate synthase, with product MPGYEVASRGHFFLLFVNIDHIATIMEVRRGNEPDFAECAAMCEKGGCDGITVSLRKDRHYMQDEDIFAIKDVIRGKLNLEVALSGEMFDIALKIKPNKIIIIPEDSEEITAEVGLDVKTNMLKIKDTVKLFHDQNILVSLLVEPDIEIVELSKECGADFIEIHTGKYCNTVDKTDIDKEIDRIYAAADHAVKVGIKVSAGHGLTYKNIMPVLYARALEEVNIGHSIFLRSLSVGLPKAIEEMLDILD from the coding sequence ATTCCAGGCTATGAAGTTGCCTCCAGGGGGCATTTCTTTTTATTATTCGTAAATATCGATCATATCGCAACTATTATGGAAGTCCGGAGAGGGAACGAGCCTGATTTTGCTGAATGTGCAGCAATGTGTGAAAAAGGCGGCTGTGATGGCATTACGGTTAGCTTACGTAAGGACAGGCATTATATGCAAGACGAGGATATCTTTGCTATAAAAGATGTGATACGTGGGAAATTAAATCTTGAGGTAGCTCTCTCGGGTGAAATGTTTGATATTGCACTAAAAATAAAGCCGAATAAGATTATTATTATCCCTGAAGATAGTGAAGAAATAACTGCAGAAGTCGGGCTTGATGTCAAAACAAATATGCTCAAAATTAAAGATACTGTGAAGTTATTTCATGATCAGAACATACTGGTATCTCTTTTGGTTGAACCCGATATAGAAATAGTTGAGCTTTCGAAAGAATGCGGCGCTGATTTCATAGAGATCCATACCGGTAAATATTGTAATACCGTAGATAAAACTGATATTGATAAGGAAATTGACAGGATATATGCTGCGGCGGATCATGCTGTAAAAGTCGGAATAAAGGTCAGCGCCGGACACGGACTCACTTACAAAAATATTATGCCTGTTTTATATGCAAGGGCACTGGAGGAGGTAAACATAGGACATTCCATATTTTTGAGGTCCCTTTCTGTCGGACTGCCGAAGGCCATTGAAGAAATGCTGGACATATTGGATTAA
- a CDS encoding C-GCAxxG-C-C family protein: MKLKQDIAVSKFLEGYHCSQAVFYSFCDDLGFEKNSALKIACGFGGGMGSKGEVCGAITGGIMVIGAKYGRGENEDRTASNITFTKTRELMDKFTDKHGTYICRKILNGCDLTTKEGFKIFKENDLYNKICVPCVKSAVEILENII, encoded by the coding sequence ATGAAATTAAAACAAGACATAGCTGTTTCAAAGTTTCTGGAAGGTTATCACTGTTCACAAGCTGTATTCTATTCTTTCTGCGATGATCTGGGGTTTGAAAAGAACAGTGCTTTGAAAATAGCCTGTGGATTCGGCGGAGGAATGGGGTCTAAAGGGGAAGTCTGTGGAGCAATAACAGGCGGGATAATGGTAATTGGTGCAAAATATGGAAGAGGCGAAAATGAAGACCGGACAGCCTCAAACATCACTTTTACTAAAACGCGGGAGCTTATGGACAAATTTACAGATAAACACGGTACGTACATTTGCCGTAAAATATTGAATGGCTGCGACTTAACAACAAAAGAAGGTTTTAAGATCTTCAAGGAGAATGACTTATATAACAAGATATGTGTACCCTGTGTGAAGAGTGCAGTTGAGATTCTTGAAAATATTATATAA
- a CDS encoding isocitrate lyase/PEP mutase family protein → MNNRQRLQELLKVERPLIMPDAYDGLSARLIQIAGFKAVQCSGFSIGLASLAAPEQAVDLDRNLAITRDIVQAVNIPVMADGEDGFGPPAMVYKTVGAFLDVGVSGINLEDQILPPSKGKGVIDPDLMVDKIKAAREAARNKQAADMVINARTDILAVSDDRSKGMEEAIIRGNKYLQAGADLIFVTMVSTPDEAKRLVDGIQGPVSIAAGMPYNIQTLTIGQLRACGVARVSLPAIVVFSAIKSIKQILSIIHDSDNFEAIMEKGLLCSPEDLPKILSR, encoded by the coding sequence ATGAACAACCGGCAGAGACTCCAAGAGTTGCTTAAAGTCGAACGTCCTCTTATAATGCCCGATGCTTATGACGGGCTCAGTGCACGGCTCATTCAGATAGCAGGATTCAAAGCAGTCCAATGCTCGGGATTCAGCATTGGACTGGCATCGCTTGCTGCGCCGGAACAGGCCGTGGATTTGGACAGAAACCTTGCTATAACACGGGACATTGTGCAAGCGGTAAACATCCCTGTGATGGCAGACGGGGAAGATGGTTTTGGCCCTCCGGCAATGGTATACAAAACCGTCGGCGCTTTCCTTGATGTCGGTGTGTCAGGCATCAATCTTGAAGATCAGATCCTCCCGCCTTCTAAGGGCAAGGGTGTTATAGACCCGGACCTTATGGTTGATAAAATCAAGGCAGCGCGTGAGGCGGCAAGAAACAAGCAGGCGGCAGATATGGTAATCAATGCTCGTACAGATATATTAGCTGTAAGCGATGATCGCAGCAAGGGGATGGAAGAGGCTATTATAAGGGGAAACAAATACTTGCAGGCAGGCGCGGACTTGATTTTTGTGACAATGGTATCAACGCCAGATGAAGCCAAACGGCTGGTTGATGGAATACAAGGTCCGGTCAGCATTGCAGCAGGAATGCCTTATAACATCCAGACGCTCACAATCGGACAATTGCGTGCCTGTGGCGTGGCTCGTGTCAGTCTTCCCGCAATAGTTGTTTTTTCTGCTATTAAATCGATCAAACAAATCCTGTCGATTATACACGATAGTGACAACTTTGAGGCAATTATGGAAAAGGGGCTTCTTTGTTCTCCTGAAGACCTCCCTAAAATACTGTCGAGGTGA
- a CDS encoding tetratricopeptide repeat protein, with protein sequence MSDAGKKKSQSLLLKPKTELALQSTNLVSRGLDLVRQLSLNSISGLRKAAEQGFALAQYNLGVMYENGIEVPQDYNEAIKWYSKAAEQGLAEAENSLGYMYYSGTGVPRDYNEAVKWYRKAAEQGFAEAENSLGYIYYIGTGLPRDYDEAIKWYRKAAEQGFAEAEFNIGFMYDNGRGVTQDYEEAIKWYQKAAEQGFVDAQYNLGVMYDKGKGVPQDYDEAIIWYSKAAEQGLAEAQFNVGFMYDNGRGVTRDYSEAIKWYQKAAEQGFAGAQYNLGVMYDKGQGAPQDHDEALRWYQKASGQGFIEARGMRRL encoded by the coding sequence ATGTCTGATGCCGGTAAGAAAAAATCCCAGAGCCTGCTTTTAAAACCAAAGACCGAACTGGCACTTCAGTCTACCAACCTTGTGAGCAGGGGATTGGATTTGGTAAGGCAATTATCTCTGAATTCAATAAGCGGCCTTCGTAAAGCAGCGGAACAGGGGTTTGCTCTCGCACAATACAATCTTGGCGTCATGTACGAAAACGGTATAGAGGTACCCCAGGACTACAATGAAGCAATAAAATGGTATAGCAAGGCAGCAGAGCAAGGGCTTGCTGAAGCGGAAAACAGCCTTGGTTATATGTATTACAGCGGTACGGGTGTGCCCAGGGATTACAACGAAGCTGTAAAATGGTATAGGAAGGCAGCAGAGCAAGGGTTTGCCGAAGCAGAAAACAGTCTCGGTTACATTTATTACATTGGTACGGGCTTACCCAGAGACTACGACGAAGCAATAAAATGGTATCGAAAAGCAGCGGAACAGGGGTTTGCCGAAGCTGAATTCAATATTGGTTTTATGTACGATAATGGCAGGGGCGTGACCCAGGACTACGAGGAAGCGATAAAATGGTATCAGAAGGCAGCAGAACAGGGGTTTGTTGATGCACAATATAATCTTGGCGTTATGTACGACAAGGGGAAAGGGGTGCCCCAGGATTACGACGAAGCAATAATATGGTATAGCAAAGCAGCAGAGCAAGGGCTTGCCGAAGCACAATTTAATGTTGGTTTTATGTACGATAATGGCAGGGGCGTAACCCGGGATTACAGCGAAGCAATAAAATGGTATCAGAAGGCAGCGGAACAGGGTTTTGCCGGCGCACAATATAATCTTGGTGTTATGTACGACAAGGGGCAAGGGGCGCCTCAGGACCATGATGAAGCACTAAGATGGTATCAGAAGGCATCGGGACAGGGGTTTATTGAAGCCAGAGGCATGAGGCGATTGTAG